GTCAAAAAGTGATCGGTATCTAATTTTTCAAAACCATCTGCTTGTTGTTTCTTTAACTCAAATTCCTTTAACTCTACACTCAAACGCTCAATCTTCTTTTGCATATCCTCTAGTACCTGTTTATCCTTGACTGTCATAGCTGATCTCCCCTTTTCGGATAATTGAATTTTCTGATAATTAAAATTAAAAAATTAAAATATAACGTTCCTTGGCGTGGAGCGACGGTTGATGAAGTTGTTTTGTTTTTTAAATTACAAATATTCTAACAACAATCCTATCCTTTGTAAACTACTTTTAAAATTGTAATCGCTTACAAACTGAAAGTTTTTTAAAAGGGGCTGTGAGTTATTCACCCACAGTTTTATCCACAGTTTGTGGATAATGTGTATAAACTCTGTGGAAAGGATTTTATAGCCATCTGATGTGTGAACATTTTTCTGTGGATAAATTGATATTTACTTGTGCATAGTGTGGATAAACTTGTGGAAAGTGCATAATTGCTTATAAACAGCTGTTGATAACCTTCCCCTCCCATTCAATCTATTTATTTTATCACAATACTATTCACTATTTAACCTAATTTAATAGTACTTCTGACTTCTCTATTCCTTTATATGGGTCAGTTACCAGTTAATAGATTAATTAATGGAAGTATTCAAAAAAATGTAACAATTATCCTTACACCTGTATGAAATTTGCGTTATAATAGAATTATCTTAAGATTATAAATATAAAACAAAGGTATGATGATGATGAGAAAAGTATTTAATCAATCGTTTCAAGATCTTGTTGATGAAAACAAAAAGAAGTTACTCAATGACCCTGATG
The DNA window shown above is from Desertibacillus haloalkaliphilus and carries:
- a CDS encoding FbpB family small basic protein encodes the protein MMRKVFNQSFQDLVDENKKKLLNDPDAITKIEERIEERQAEETNKLKKYN